The following coding sequences lie in one Rutidosis leptorrhynchoides isolate AG116_Rl617_1_P2 chromosome 6, CSIRO_AGI_Rlap_v1, whole genome shotgun sequence genomic window:
- the LOC139856067 gene encoding eIF-2-alpha kinase GCN2-like translates to MIWLWIYEHSYLSLIGKAITGKGGFGRVVLCKNKLDERQYAIKRVSVNDNNGDLSTMFREVATLSRFQHQYIVHYYQLRV, encoded by the exons ATGATTTGGTTGTGGATTTACGAGCATTCTTATCTGAGTTTGATCGGTAAAGCAATCACAG GTAAAGGTGGGTTCGGCCGGGTGGTATTATGTAAGAATAAGCTTGATGAGAGACAATACGCGATCAAGAGAGTTTCAGTTAATGATAATAATGGAGACTTGAG TACTATGTTTAGGGAGGTAGCCACGCTTTCCCGATTTCAGCACCAATACATTGTACATTACTACCAG cTAAGAGTCTGA